In Cryptomeria japonica chromosome 10, Sugi_1.0, whole genome shotgun sequence, a genomic segment contains:
- the LOC131072289 gene encoding U-box domain-containing protein 26: MSSEEDQPKSVSAPPLFQCPISLELMTDPVTVCTGLTYDRSSIQQWLCPGNDICPLTGQTLHSRELIPNHTLAALIYKWRLTNPSDPAVEENKKLQHMIEQIDKGGACRIEALRHLKILARDKSIRSHLQSEGILPSLIRVIERFDPIHPAEEEVEAVQEAIAAIVLLSVDDAICPRDLLRSPAIRTVEWVLAKGDLESRINSATLVEKLAKLDDTAAMEIGSMDGITNGLLTLLEQNNTNRSGLRALVPLCRVVAYRVKLAEEAGVISRLIRFVSVSERAVIEASMAILEGLSTVVQGRSGIMADSLAVPTIVRSLLHVSRVATAHGVGILLNVCKNCNREDEIRDLVKTGVLQKLVALLHMDCEPRTKRRVNYLIKFLSPLQDYDSCAQFVIHL, from the coding sequence ATGTCATCAGAGGAGGATCAGCCAAAATCTGTGAGCGCCCCGCCCTTGTTTCAATGCCCAATATCCTTAGAACTCATGACTGACCCCGTCACTGTGTGCACGGGACTCACTTATGACAGATCTTCAATTCAGCAATGGCTGTGTCCAGGAAATGATATCTGTCCACTCACAGGCCAGACGCTCCATTCGCGAGAGCTCATCCCTAATCACACCCTTGCCGCCCTTATATACAAATGGCGCCTCACAAATCCATCAGATCCTGCAGTGGAGGAGAACAAAAAGCTGCAGCATATGATAGAGCAGATCGACAAAGGAGGCGCCTGTAGAATCGAGGCCTTAAGACACTTGAAGATTTTAGCCAGGGACAAAAGCATCAGATCGCATCTGCAATCAGAGGGCATTTTACCCTCTCTGATTCGTGTGATAGAACGCTTTGATCCAATCCATCCCGCTGAAGAGGAAGTGGAAGCTGTGCAAGAAGCCATCGCAGCAATCGTATTGCTTTCTGTAGACGATGCGATTTGCCCAAGAGATCTGTTGAGGAGTCCAGCGATTCGAACCGTCGAATGGGTGTTGGCGAAGGGCGATCTGGAGTCCAGAATAAATTCGGCAACCCTTGTGGAAAAGCTGGCCAAATTGGACGACACAGCCGCTATGGAAATCGGGTCCATGGACGGGATAACAAATGGGCTTTTAACGTTGCTCGAACAGAATAACACGAATCGTTCTGGTCTAAGGGCTTTGGTTCCTCTGTGTCGTGTGGTTGCGTATCGGGTCAAGCTAGCGGAGGAAGCTGGAGTCATTTCTCGTTTGATTCGATTTGTTAGCGTTTCAGAGAGAGCTGTGATCGAAGCATCCATGGCTATTCTGGAGGGCCTTTCAACTGTTGTTCAAGGCCGATCTGGGATAATGGCGGATTCTTTGGCAGTGCCCACGATCGTTAGAAGTCTGCTGCATGTGTCCCGTGTCGCTACTGCCCATGGTGTTGGGATATTGTTGAATGTTTGTAAGAACTGTAATAGAGAAGATGAGATCAGAGATCTTGTCAAGACGGGCGTTTTGCAGAAGTTGGTGGCGTTGCTTCACATGGATTGCGAGCCCAGAACCAAACGACGTGTTAATTATCTTATCAAATTTCTGTCCCCTCTGCAAGACTATGATTCCTGCGCCCAGTTCGTTATTCACCTATAA